A stretch of the Hippoglossus hippoglossus isolate fHipHip1 chromosome 1, fHipHip1.pri, whole genome shotgun sequence genome encodes the following:
- the xpo1a gene encoding exportin-1 — MPAEMTMLADNPARELLDFSQKLDIILLDNVVNSMYHDIGSQQRVAQEVLTNLKDHPDAWTRVDTILEFSQNMKTKYYALQILEVVIKTRWKILPRNQCEGIKKYVVGLIIKTSSDPANMEKEGVYISKLNMILVQILKQEWPKHWPTFISDIVGASRTSESLCQNNMIILKLLSEEVFDFSSGQMTQVKAKHLKDSMCNEFSQIFQLCQFVMENSQNAPLVHATLETLLRFLNWIPLGYIFETKLISTLVYKFLNVPMFRNVTLKCLTEIAGVSVNQYEEQFVNLFTLTMSQLKQMLPLNTNIRVAYANGKDDEQNFIQNLSLFLCTFLKEHGQLVEKRPNLRESLVEALHFMLLVSEVEETEIFKICLEYWNHLAAELYRESPFSTSSTPLLSDVPPRRHLYLPVLSQVRLLMVSRMAKPEEVLVVENDQGEVVREFMKDTDAINLYKNMRETLVYLTHLDYADTERIMTEKLHNQVNGTEWSWRNLNMLCWAIGSISGAMHEEDEKRFLVTVIKDLLGLCEQKRGKDNKAIIASNIMYIVGQYPRFLRAHWKFLKTVVNKLFEFMHETHDGVQDMACDTFIKIAQKCRRHFVQVQVGEVMPFIDEILNNINTIICDLQPQQVHTFYEAVGYMIAAQTDQAVQELLLEKYMLLPNQVWDSIIQQATKNVDILKDAETVRQLGSILKTNVRACKAVGHPFVVQLGRIYLDMLNVYKCLSENISSAVQTNGEMVTKQPLIRSMRTVKRETLKLISGWVSRSNDPQMVGENFVPPLLEAVLIDYQRNVPAAREPEVLSTMATIVNKLGVHITGEIPKIFDAVFECTLNMINKDFEEFPEHRTHFFYLLQAATSQCFPAFLSIAPAQFKLILDSIIWAFKHTMRNVADTGLQILYTLLQNVSGEEAAAQSFYQTYFCDVLQHIFSVVTDTSHTAGLTMHATILAYMFNLVEEGKVSVALSAASPANNQVHVQEYIANLLKTAFPHLQDAQVKVFVTGLFSLNQDIAAFKEHLRDFLVQIKEFAGEDTTDLFLEEREASLRQAQEEKHKLQMSVPGILNPHELPEEMGD, encoded by the exons ATGCCAGCAGAAATGACGATGTTGGCCGATAACCCAGCCAGAGAGCTGCTGGACTTCAGTCAAAAGCTGGACATCATCCTGTTGGACAATGTTGTCAACTCCATGTACCATGACATTGGTTCCCAG CAACGGGTGGCTCAGGAAGTGCTGACCAACTTAAAAGACCATCCAGATGCCTGGACGAGGGTCGACACCATCCTGGAGTTCTCTCAGAACATGAAAACCAAA taTTATGCGCTGCAGATTCTGGAGGTAGTCATTAAAACACGCTGGAAGATTCTCCCAAGAAATCAATGTGAAG GAATCAAGAAATATGTGGTCGGCCTGATCATCAAGACGTCTTCTGATCCTGCCAACATGGAG aaaGAAGGAGTTTACATTTCAAAACTCAACATGATCCTTGTTCAG ATCCTGAAGCAGGAATGGCCCAAACACTGGCCCACATTCATCAGTGATATCGTGGGTGCGAGTCGGACCAGCGAGAGCCTCTGTCAGAACAACATGATCATCCTCAAACTGCTCAGCGAAGAGGTCTTTGACTTCTCCAGCGGCCAGATGACCCAGGTGAAGGCCAAGCACCTCAAAGACAG CATGTGCAACGAGTTCTCCCAAATATTCCAGCTGTGCCAGTTTGTGATG GAGAACTCGCAGAACGCTCCGCTGGTGCACGCCACACTGGAGACTCTCCTCCGCTTCCTGAACTGGATTCCTTTAGGTTACATCTTTGAAACCAAACTCATCAGCACGCTGGTCTACAAG ttctTGAATGTGCCCATGTTTCGCAATGTGACGCTGAAGTGTTTGACAGAGATCGCTGGCGTGAGCGTCAACCAGTATGAGGAGCAGTTTGTCAACCTGTTCACGCTCACCATGTCCCAGCttaaacag ATGCTGCCTTTGAACACCAACATCAGAGTGGCCTACGCCAATGGAAAGGATGATGAGCAGAACTTCATCCAGAACCTCAGCCTGTTCCTCTGCACCTTCCTCAAAGAACACGGCCAGCTCGTCGAGAAGAGACCAAACCTGCGAGAGTCACTGGTGGAG GCCCTGCACTTCATGTTGCTGGTGTCGGAGGTTGAGGAGACTGAGATCTTCAAGATCTGTTTGGAGTATTGGAACCACCTGGCAGCCGAGCTGTACAGGGAGAGTCCCTTCTCCACATCCAGCACCCCGCTCCTGTCCGATGTCCCTCCACGAAGACACCTCTACCTGCCCGTGCTGTCCCAG GTACGTTTGCTGATGGTGAGCCGCATGGCCAAACCAGAGGAGGTGCTGGTGGTGGAGAACGACCAGGGTGAGGTGGTCAGGGAGTTCATGAAAGACACGGACGCCATTAACCTCTACAAGAACATGAGGGAGACTCTCG tGTATCTGACTCATTTGGACTACGCAGACACTGAACGCATCATGACTGAGAAGCTCCACAATCAAGTGAACGGCACTGAGTGGTCGTGGAGGAACCTGAACATGCTCTGCTGGGCCATTGGCTCCATCAGCGGTGCAATGCACGAGGAAGACGAGAAGAGATTCCTAGTCACAGTCATCAAG GATCTGCTCGGCTTATGTGAACAGAAGAGAGGTAAAGACAACAAGGCCATCATAGCGTCCAACATCATGTACATCGTGGGACAGTATCCTCGCTTCCTGCGAGCCCACTGGAAGTTCCTCAAGACTGTCGTCAACAAGTTGTTTGAGTTCATGCACG aaacacatgacgGCGTACAGGACATGGCGTGTGACACCTTCATCAAGATTGCTCAGAAGTGCCGTCGTCACTTTGTCCAGGTTCAGGTGGGAGAGGTGATGCCTTTCATCGACGAGATCCtcaacaacatcaacaccaTCATCTGTgacctgcagccacagcag GTCCATACATTTTACGAGGCGGTGGGCTACATGATTGCGGCTCAGACCGATCAGGCAGTTCAGGAGCTTCTCTTGGAGAAGTACATGCTGCTCCCGAACCAGGTGTGGGACAGCATCATCCAGCAGGCCACCAAG AATGTGGACATCCTGAAGGATGCTGAGACGGTGCGTCAGCTGGGCAGCATCCTGAAGACAAATGTCCGAGCCTGTAAAGCTGTCGGTCATCCCTTCGTCGTTCAGCTGGGACGAATCTACCTGGACATGCTTAACGTTTACAAGTGTCtgagtgaaaacatttcctcGGCTGTCCAGACTAATG GAGAGATGGTGACCAAACAGCCTCTGATCAGGAGCATGAGGacggtgaagagagagacactgaagcTGATCTCGGGTTGGGTCAGTCGCTCCAACGACCCTCAGATG gtgGGAGAGAACTTTGTGCCCCCCCTGCTGGAGGCTGTGCTCATCGACTATCAGAGGAACGTCCCAGCTGCCCGGGAGCCTGAGGTCCTCAGCACCATGGCAACCATCGTCAACAAGCTGGGCGTGCACATCACCGGGGAGATCCCCAAGATCTTTGACGCTGTCTTCGAGTGCACTTTGAATATGATCAACAAG GACTTTGAAGAATTCCCAGAACACAGAACTCATTTCTTCTACCTCCTCCAAGCCGCCACATCCCAGTGTTTCCCAGCCTTCCTGTCCATCGCCCCGGCCCAGTTCAAACTGATACTGGACTCCATCATCTGGGCCTTCAAGCACACGATGAGGAACGTGGCCGACACAG GTCTACAGATCCTGTACACTCTCCTGCAGAACGTGTCCGGTGAGGAAGCCGCAGCACAAAGCTTCTACCAGACGTACTTCTGTGACGTCCTGCAGCACATCTTCTCTGTGGTCACCGATACCTCTCACACTGCAG GTCTGACGATGCACGCCACCATCTTGGCCTACATGTTCAACCtggtggaggaggggaaggTGAGCGTGGCCCTGAGCGCAGCCAGCCCCGCCAACAACCAGGTGCACGTCCAGGAGTACATTGCCAACCTGCTGAAGACGGCTTTCCCCCACCTGCAAGA TGCCCAGGTGAAGGTGTTTGTAACGGGTCTGTTCAGCCTGAATCAGGACATCGCTGCCTTCAAGGAGCACCTGAGGGACTTCCTGGTGCAGATCAAG GAGTTTGCCGGCGAGGATACGACGGACCTGttcctggaggagagggaggcgtCTCTGCGCCAAGcccaggaggagaaacacaagcTCCAGATGTCAGTGCCCGGAATCCTCAACCCCCACGAGCTGCCTGAGGAGATGGGCGACTGA
- the fam161a gene encoding protein FAM161A, with protein sequence MDSHRTNVLVTSCLKTPVDPLTKAPLASYERDRALPCAASGHRDTRDNRDHEAEYEDSGSDFCDDDRLGNGGPLMMNSYMASGERLDLSGIFFSNEEYYSKLEELKKAHLRTMAELESMYRRKLQLKFMEPLDLTALEGGHRLPWSNSSPAASHRLRKSHSAVELRRSSGHLDSSDEDEEVSNDVEKGLLFSPKEHIKNMWRDFKLSPNTRHLTSSSLQSLPGDQKRSGKRKGKKRETWKHRVTIPKPFHMTLRDAERQKRGIKTRTEIELENAELRRQLEELTECQRKFRASPVPAHVHLPLYEELQEQKDERQRNKREREEQHLRTIQKPFSFLERERLKKEQKQLRLPQASDQDRVKPFKAKPVPKAVYAAASGELMKDEQLYRSIKMQMRAQELLHGASMPPSMLSRRLSERKKTKGGSDAAGGVSSFPHRPQINKEVPDFDASYRRFQKHLEKRKEVKPTTACEPFHLKTSQIPSHRERILADIEKEQSSPRTRRWPYISSAATRTPNSSLCSSLSGSLELLPTKVTDATKKRHEAVRKVLEQRRKASEEEEQWKEKQKQRERKLQRVVLKRAQANDPHMALSQTHQTKLTEFRKRDLQRRKEYQQEIQEMQQRVKGRPLLLEQVAQRNAKQAAEKRYTDAVHGCEVTEEFICSKAAKPGPARSASQSSDSKHSDQEDADMGYQPVRYRKVFLDDEDVEEPSERGRGREDKDSDEASSNRHNGDDPGGHRSDEGDRGDDQHGSDDSYHYSDDHENYSDDSESNTRQPEATE encoded by the exons TACGAGGACTCGGGCTCTGACTTCTGTGACGATGATCGTCTGGGGAACGGCGGCCCTCTCATGATGAACAGCTACATGGCGTCGGGAGAACGCCTCGACCTGAGCGGCATCTTCTTCTCCAACGAGGAGTATTACAGcaagctggaggagctgaagaaggcCCACCTCCGCACCATGGCCGAGCTGGAGAGCATGTACCGACGGAAGCTGCAGCTCAAGTTCATGGAGCCTTTAGACCTGACAGCGCTGGAGGGGGGGCACAG GCTTCCGTGGTCAAACAGCAGCCCAGCAGCTTCACACCGACTGAGAAAGTCCCACTCTGCCGTTGAACTCAGGAGGAGTTCAGGACACTTGGACTCGTCAGACGAGGATGAAGAAGTCAGCAACGATGTGGAGAAAGGCCTGCTCTTCTCTCCCAAGGAACACATCAAGAACATGTGGAGGGACTTCAAGCTGTCACCAAACACTCGTCACCTGACGTCCTCCTCGCTCCAGAGTCTGCCGGGAGACCAGAAGAGAtcaggaaagagaaaaggcaaGAAGAGGGAGACCTGGAAACACAGGGTGACAATCCCGAAACCTTTCCACATGACCCTACGTGATGCTGAGAGACAAAAGCGTGGCATAAAGACGCGCACAGAGATCGAGCTGGAGAACGCAGAGCTGCGGCGGCAGCTAGAAGAGCTGACAGAGTGCCAGAGGAAGTTCCGCGCCAGCCCCGTACCTGCACACGTTCACCTCCCGCTCtatgaagagctgcaggagcagaaggACGAGCGGCAGAGAAACAAGCGAGAGCGAGAAGAGCAGCACCTCCGAACCATCCAGAAACCTTTCAGCTTCCTGGAGAGGGAGCGACTAAAGAAGGAGCAGAAACAGCTGCGTCTCCCACAAGCATCCGACCAGGACAGAGTCAAGCCCTTCAAGGCCAAGCCTGTGCCCAAGGCCGTGTACGCCGCAGCGTCAGGGGAGCTGATGAAGGATGAGCAGCTGTATCGCTCCATCAAGATGCAGATGAGAGCTCAGGAGCTGCTCCATGGGGCCTCGATGCCTCCCAGCATGCTCTCACGACGACTCAGCGAACGGAAGAAGACCAAAGGCGGCAGCGACGCAGCCGGAGGGGTCAGCAGCTTCCCCCACAGACCCCAGATCAACAAAGAGGTGCCTGACTTTGACGCCAGCTACAGACGCTTCCAGAAACACCTGGAGAAACGAAAGGAGGTGAAGCCCACGACCGCATGTGAACCCTTCCATCTGAAGACGTCGCAGATCCCCTCGCACCGCGAACGCATCCTGGCTGACATTGAGAAGGAGCAGAGCAGCCCTCGGACGCGGCGCTGGCCATACATTAGCTCCGCTGCGACTCGGACACCAAACTCGAGCCTCTGTTCATCTCTCTCCGGCAGCCTGGAGCTCCTGCCTACCAAAGTCACAGATGCCACCAAAAAGCGCCATGAGGCCGTGAG AAAGGtgctggagcagaggaggaaggccagcgaggaggaggagcagtggaaggagaagcagaagcagagggagaggaagctgcagaggGTGGTGTTGAAGCGAGCCCAGGCCAACGACCCCCACATGGCGCTGTCACAGACCCACCAGACCAAACTCACAGAATTCAG GAAACGAGACCTCCAGCGCAGGAAGGAGTACCAGCAGGAGATCCAGGAGATGCAGCAGCGAGTGAAGGGGAGgccgctgctgctggagcaggtTGCACAG AGGAACGCCAAACAGGCGGCAGAGAAGCGCTACACAGACGCCGTGCACGGATGTGAAGTGACTGAGGAGTTCATCTGCAGCAAAGCAGCCAAACCAGGACCTGCCCGCAGCGCCTCCCAGTCTAGTGACAGCAAACACAG TGACCAGGAGGACGCAGACATGGGATATCAACCTGTCCGCTACAGGAAAGTCTTCCTGGACGACGAAGATGTGGAAGAGCCCagcgagagggggagagggagggaggacaagGACAGTGACGAGGCCTCATCAAACCGCCACAATGGAGACGACCCCGGCGGTCACCGCTCAGATGAGGGCGACCGTGGAGATGATCAACACGGTTCTGATGACAGTTACCACTACTCTGACGACCATGAGAATTACTCAGACGACAGCGAGAGTAACACTCGACAGCCCGAAGCCACAGAATGA